A window of the Henckelia pumila isolate YLH828 chromosome 3, ASM3356847v2, whole genome shotgun sequence genome harbors these coding sequences:
- the LOC140889852 gene encoding uncharacterized protein → MTTEGSFVQQEVPQFDGHYDHWAMLMENFLRSKEYWGIIENGVPAAADGAVLTETQRKNIDDQKLKDLKAKNYLFQALDRSVLETILNTDTSKNIWDSMRQKYQGTTRVKRALLQTLRKEFEIIHMQEGESVNEYFARTLTIAKKMKVNGESKGDVAVIEKILRSMTSKFDYVVCSIEESRDINSPTIDELQSSLLEAGVEFVDILGEEDEDEADKALTNPLWNANVVTSWDIFKGMSKEEEENYAETQEEMLLMAQVDMNKANNEDLWFFDSGCSNHMCGKMEYFSEMDENFRDSVTLGNNSSMAVLGKGNVRLQVHGVAHIITGVFYVPDLKSNLLSIGQLQEKGAYYSVSTLPI, encoded by the exons ATGACGACGGAAGGATCATTTGTTCAACAAGAAGTCCCTCAATTTGATGGGCATTATGATCACTGGGCAATGCTCATGGAGAATTTTCTGCGTTCAAAGGAATATTGGGGCATAATAGAGAATGGAGTTCCTGCGGCAGCAGATGGAGCAGTTCTCACAGAAACACAGAGAAAGAACATTGATGATCAAAAGCTGAAAGATTTGAAGGCAAAAAACTATCTATTTCAAGCTTTGGATCGTTCAGTCCTGGAAACAATCCTCAACACTGATACATCAAAAAACATATGGGATTCTATGAGACAGAAATACCAAGGGACAACTCGAGTCAAGCGTGCTTTGTTGCAAACACTACGAAAAGAATTCGAAATTATCCACATGCAGGAAGGAGAATCGGTGAACGAGTACTTTGCTCGGACTCTTACCATTGCTAAAAAGATGAAAGTAAATGGTGAAAGCAAAGGAGATGTTGCTGTCATAGAAAAGATTTTGAGATCcatgacttcaaaatttgattatgttgtGTGTTCAATTGAGGAGTCAAGAGATATCAACTCGCCAACCATTGATGAGTTGCAAAGCAGCCTTCTT GAGGCAGGGGTCGAGTTCGTGGATATTCTAGGGGAAGAGGACGAGGACGAAGCAGACAAAGCTTTGACAAATCCACTGTGGAATGCTAACGTTGTCACAAGTTGGGACATTTTCAAGGGAATGTCCAAAGAGGAGGAAGAAAATTACGCAGAAACTCAAGAAGAAATGCTTTTAATGGCACAAGTAGATATGAATAAAGCTAACAATGAAGATTTATGGTTCTTTGACTCTGGATGCAGCAATCATATGTGCGGGAAAATGGAATACTTCTCAGAAATGGATGAAAATTTCAGAGATTCGGTAACACTCGGCAACAACTCCAGCATGGCAGTATTAGGGAAGGGAAATGTCAGGTTACAGGTGCATGGAGTAGCTCATATTATCACTGGAGTGTTCTATGTACCGGATCTGAAGAGTAATCTATTGAGTATTGGGCAACTGCAGGAAAAAGGGGCTTACTATTCAGTTTCAACATTGCCGATATAA